In one window of Hymenobacter nivis DNA:
- a CDS encoding redoxin domain-containing protein, with amino-acid sequence MNYSLAFVLALGTVFAGQAQTVKTRPSAALLAMQGNTGSSAPALTYRLAGRVFDPEGNPLPGATLLVKGTSQVVSTDAAGNFTLELPTRTPNTLVAGYGGCEDLTLPLGPNQLQLNVHLRPILADGLAHALRVGDLAPDFDLPTTAGTTFKLSEHRGHPVVLYFYPKDGSSGCTKEACSFRDQYQDFAALGAEVIGISSDSERSHRQFTAKYDLPFPLLSDNGGQLRKKYAVPRAALGLLPGRVTYVLDGEGRVRYVFNSLSEANEHVINAKFILSTL; translated from the coding sequence ATGAACTACTCGCTCGCTTTCGTCCTTGCCCTTGGCACCGTCTTCGCCGGGCAGGCGCAAACCGTTAAAACCCGTCCGTCCGCCGCCTTGCTCGCCATGCAGGGAAATACGGGATCCTCCGCGCCGGCCCTGACCTACCGCCTGGCAGGCCGGGTATTCGACCCCGAGGGCAACCCCTTGCCGGGGGCCACGCTGCTGGTCAAGGGTACGAGCCAGGTGGTCAGTACCGACGCGGCGGGTAATTTCACGCTGGAGCTACCCACCCGCACCCCCAACACACTGGTGGCGGGCTACGGCGGCTGCGAAGACCTCACCCTACCCCTGGGCCCCAACCAGCTCCAGCTCAACGTGCACCTGCGGCCGATTCTGGCCGACGGCCTCGCCCACGCCCTGCGCGTGGGCGACCTGGCGCCGGACTTCGACCTGCCAACCACCGCCGGCACCACCTTCAAGCTCAGTGAGCACCGCGGCCACCCCGTGGTGCTGTACTTCTACCCCAAAGACGGCTCGTCGGGCTGTACCAAGGAAGCCTGCTCGTTCCGCGACCAGTACCAAGACTTTGCGGCCCTGGGCGCGGAAGTCATCGGCATCAGCTCCGACTCCGAACGCTCGCACCGCCAGTTTACCGCCAAGTACGACCTGCCGTTTCCGCTCCTCAGCGACAACGGCGGGCAGCTGCGCAAGAAGTACGCCGTGCCCCGCGCCGCGCTGGGCCTGCTCCCGGGCCGCGTCACTTACGTGCTCGACGGCGAAGGGCGCGTGCGCTACGTGTTCAACTCCCTCAGCGAAGCCAACGAACACGTAATCAACGCCAAATTCATCTTAAGTACCCTGTAA
- the mnmA gene encoding tRNA 2-thiouridine(34) synthase MnmA, which translates to MENNPKGRVLVAMSGGIDSSVAAVLLHEQGYEVVGMTMKTWDYASAGGSKKETGCCSLDSINDARQIAVDLGFPHYIIDIREEFGDFVINNFTDEYLAGRTPNPCVLCNTHIKWDALLRRADQLGCQFIATGHYAQVRQGADSGRFIVSKGLDDNKDQSYALWGVSQASLSRTLFPLGQMRKTEIYDEARRRGFTALVNKPESYEICFIPDNDYRGFLRRRVPGLEARVAGGRFVDKKGVELGRHEGYPFYTIGQRKGLGIALGFPAYVTEIRPDTNEVVLGNYDDLASTATVVGQLNPGKYATLEGHGLVPAVVKVRYNHDGAPAFLEEVGGKIHVYFEEPVHAITPGQAAVFYEGDDVLGGGWIERHVIGEAPVPFAHAAAPVA; encoded by the coding sequence ATGGAAAACAACCCCAAAGGCCGCGTTCTCGTGGCCATGAGCGGTGGCATCGACTCGTCGGTGGCCGCCGTGCTCCTGCACGAGCAGGGCTACGAAGTGGTCGGTATGACCATGAAAACCTGGGACTACGCCTCGGCGGGCGGGTCGAAAAAGGAAACCGGCTGCTGCTCCCTGGACAGCATCAACGATGCCCGGCAGATTGCCGTGGACCTGGGCTTCCCGCACTACATCATTGACATCCGCGAGGAATTCGGCGATTTCGTCATCAACAACTTCACCGATGAGTACCTGGCTGGGCGCACGCCCAATCCCTGCGTGCTCTGCAACACCCACATCAAGTGGGACGCGCTGCTACGCCGGGCCGACCAGCTCGGCTGCCAGTTCATCGCCACGGGCCACTACGCCCAGGTGCGGCAGGGCGCTGATAGTGGGCGCTTTATCGTGAGCAAAGGCCTGGACGACAACAAGGACCAGAGCTACGCGCTGTGGGGCGTGAGCCAGGCTAGCCTGAGCCGCACGCTGTTTCCGCTGGGCCAGATGCGCAAGACCGAGATTTACGACGAGGCCCGTCGCCGCGGCTTCACCGCGCTGGTGAACAAGCCCGAGAGCTACGAAATCTGCTTCATCCCCGACAACGACTACCGGGGCTTCCTGCGCCGGCGTGTGCCAGGCTTGGAGGCCCGCGTGGCCGGCGGCCGCTTCGTGGATAAAAAAGGGGTCGAGCTGGGCCGCCACGAGGGCTACCCGTTCTACACCATCGGGCAGCGTAAGGGGCTGGGTATCGCGCTGGGCTTCCCGGCCTACGTGACGGAAATCCGGCCCGATACCAACGAGGTGGTGCTGGGCAACTACGACGACTTGGCCAGTACGGCCACCGTGGTGGGCCAGCTTAACCCCGGCAAGTATGCCACCTTGGAGGGGCACGGCCTGGTGCCGGCCGTGGTGAAGGTGCGCTACAACCACGACGGGGCCCCCGCGTTCCTGGAAGAAGTAGGCGGCAAAATCCACGTCTATTTCGAGGAGCCCGTGCACGCCATTACCCCGGGCCAGGCGGCCGTATTCTACGAAGGCGACGACGTGCTGGGGGGCGGCTGGATCGAGCGCCACGTCATCGGCGAGGCGCCCGTGCCGTTTGCCCACGCCGCCGCGCCGGTGGCGTAG
- the trmB gene encoding tRNA (guanosine(46)-N7)-methyltransferase TrmB translates to MPRVKLHRFADNATRPDVIEPGKSEFGTLAGRWRADFFHNDHPLTLEMGCGKGEYTVGLAQRHAQRNFLGLDIKGERLWSGSTRAAALGLANVGFVRAQAEALTAQFSPGELGEIWITFPDPRPRDRDIKRRLTSPRFLNQYQELLAAGAPLHLKTDNDGLFDYTLEILAARPGTAVEVSTRDLYAEQGPGFAEAQAIQTNFEGKYRAVGVPIKYLRFRLS, encoded by the coding sequence TTGCCCCGCGTCAAACTCCACCGCTTTGCTGACAACGCCACCCGCCCCGACGTCATCGAGCCAGGTAAATCCGAATTTGGGACCTTGGCGGGCCGCTGGCGGGCCGATTTCTTCCATAACGACCACCCGCTGACCCTGGAAATGGGCTGCGGCAAGGGCGAGTACACCGTGGGCCTGGCCCAGCGGCACGCGCAACGCAACTTTTTGGGCCTCGACATCAAGGGCGAGCGGCTGTGGTCGGGCAGCACCCGGGCCGCTGCCCTGGGCCTGGCCAATGTGGGCTTCGTGCGGGCCCAGGCCGAGGCCCTAACGGCGCAGTTCAGCCCCGGGGAGCTGGGCGAAATCTGGATTACGTTTCCGGACCCGCGGCCGCGCGACCGCGACATCAAGCGCCGCCTCACTTCGCCGCGCTTCCTCAACCAGTACCAGGAGCTGCTGGCCGCCGGGGCCCCGCTGCACCTCAAAACCGACAACGACGGCCTGTTCGACTACACCCTGGAAATCCTGGCCGCCCGCCCGGGCACGGCCGTGGAGGTGAGTACCCGCGACCTGTACGCCGAGCAGGGCCCCGGATTTGCCGAGGCCCAGGCCATCCAAACCAACTTCGAGGGCAAGTACCGCGCGGTGGGCGTGCCCATCAAGTACCTGCGGTTCCGGCTGAGTTAG